A stretch of Lewinella sp. 4G2 DNA encodes these proteins:
- a CDS encoding polymer-forming cytoskeletal protein, producing MAWNSKDNKSKTNDNRSSGSMGGGVNSIDVDTEMEGNIKAKGNIRIDGTLVGNLDCGALLVIGPKGSIKGDVNCQKAIIEGNFEGNLHVKEDLTLESNATVTGDVKAQKMAVLGGAQVKGTCTVPFTGSSNGKAKGNPLKKTADAAV from the coding sequence GTGGCCTGGAATTCTAAGGACAACAAGTCAAAAACCAACGATAACCGCTCGTCCGGCAGCATGGGCGGCGGCGTCAACTCCATCGACGTCGATACCGAAATGGAAGGTAACATTAAAGCCAAGGGCAACATCCGCATCGACGGTACCCTGGTGGGCAACCTCGATTGCGGCGCGCTGCTCGTTATTGGCCCGAAGGGGTCGATCAAGGGCGACGTCAACTGCCAGAAGGCCATCATCGAAGGCAACTTTGAGGGCAACCTGCACGTCAAGGAAGACCTCACCCTGGAGTCCAACGCCACGGTCACCGGCGACGTCAAGGCCCAGAAGATGGCCGTCCTCGGTGGCGCTCAGGTGAAGGGCACCTGTACCGTTCCCTTCACGGGTTCTTCCAACGGTAAAGCCAAGGGCAACCCCCTCAAAAAGACGGCCGATGCAGCCGTCTGA